Within Candidatus Thermoplasmatota archaeon, the genomic segment CGCCGTACGTGTCGACGATGATCTTGCGGCCCGTGAGGCCGGTGTCGCCGTGCGGTCCGCCGATGACGAAGCGCCCGGTGTGGTTGATGTAGTATTCCGTGTTCGCGTCGAGGAAGCCCTCGGGCAGGTGGCCCGAGGCGACGTACTCCGCGATGACCGGCTCGACGACCTTCGCGCGGATCTCCCGGCGGAGGTTCTCCGTCGAGACCTCCTCGTCGTGCTGCTGCGCGACCACGATCGCGCGCGCGTGGACGGGCTTGCCGTCCTTCCATTCGACCGTGACCTGCGTCTTGCCGTCGGGGCGCAGGTGCTGGATGCGGCCCGATTTCCGGACCTCCGCGAGCTTGCGCGCGAGGCGGTGCGCGAGCTGGATCGGGAGCGGCATGAGCTCGGGCGTCTCGTCGGAGGCGTAGCCGAACATGAGGCCCTGGTCCCCGGCGCCGATGTCGCCCTCGCGCGAGACGCCCATCGCGATGTCGGGAGACTGCTTGTTGATCGTCGTGATCACGCTGCACGTCTCGGCGTCGAGGCCGTAGGCGCCCTTCGTGTAGCCGATGTCGCGCACGATCGAGCGCGCGAGCTGCGGAATGTCGACGTACGTCTTCGTCGTGATCTCGCCCGCGACAAGCACGAGGCCGGTCGCGGTGAGCGTCTCGCACGCGACGCGCCCTTCGGGGTCGTCCGCGAGGATCGCGTCGAGCACTCCGTCCGAGACCTGGTCCGCGATCTTGTCGGGGTGGCCTTCGGTGACGCTCTCGGAGGTGAAAAGGAAACGGGTCGCCATGGGATCCCTATCGGATGCTCCGGGATGGCGGCCCCGGCCATTAATAGGTTATGGCGATGGCCATACACGGCAGTAATCGGACGGAAACGAGGCCCTTTAGCCCCCGAGGCCCCTCGCGCGGCCCGTGCGACGCCGCGTCGACCTCCACACGCACAGCACCGCGAGCGACGGGACGCTCGCGCCCGCCGCCCTCGCGCGCGCCGCGGCCGACGCGGGCCTTGCGGCCTTCGCGCTCACGGACCACGACACGGCGG encodes:
- the metK gene encoding methionine adenosyltransferase, translating into MATRFLFTSESVTEGHPDKIADQVSDGVLDAILADDPEGRVACETLTATGLVLVAGEITTKTYVDIPQLARSIVRDIGYTKGAYGLDAETCSVITTINKQSPDIAMGVSREGDIGAGDQGLMFGYASDETPELMPLPIQLAHRLARKLAEVRKSGRIQHLRPDGKTQVTVEWKDGKPVHARAIVVAQQHDEEVSTENLRREIRAKVVEPVIAEYVASGHLPEGFLDANTEYYINHTGRFVIGGPHGDTGLTGRKIIVDTYGGAAPHGGGAFSGKDPTKVDRSAAYGARWAAKNVVAAGLAKRCQIQLAYSIGHHEPVSVNVETFGTGKATDEELEKIVRKTFDFSPGGLIRALGLRRPLYRQVAAYGHFGRTDLDLPWERLDKVEDLTRFGGAR